Genomic segment of Petrotoga sp. 9PW.55.5.1:
TGAATTTTCAACGTATAATGACGCTGATTTTATATCTTCTATCTTTATTTCTTTATCAGAATTATTTTCTAATTCTACCCATCTTTCTATAATGTCGTACTTTTCTATTAATCTATAAAAAAGTTTTACACTCAATCCATATTGTTCATCTAATAATTTTATAATTAGTTGATCGCCTTTAATCTCAAAATTAACATAATTCAAAACTACGTCTCTCACTCCATCGTAATATTCAACTTTAAGGCAATGTTCAACATTATTCTTTTCACCTCTCACAGAAAACTCATCATTCCAAGTGTATCTGTCCATTACAACAAGGTCATTAACCCCAGGATAATCATCAAATCTTGGCAATTTTGATCCCCAATACAAATTTTTCAACTTGCCTTTTTCATCCAATCCAAACACGTAACCCATATTTTCTGTTTCTAAAAACCATCTTTTGTTTTTGCCTTCATAAGTTATTGCCACACTTATCACCTCTTCACATTTGTTTTATATTATTAATATGATAAAATTAATTGAAATACTTCCTCAATTTACTATTATACGAGGGGGGATCTTATGAAAGGTATGTTGTCAGAATTTAAAAAATTTGCTGTCAAAGGAAACATCATTGATCTCGCTGTTGGGGTTATTATAGGGACTGCTTTTAGTAAAATTGTCACTTCTTTAGTAAACGATATTTTAATGCCTTTTATAGGTTTACTCATCGGGGGCATAAACTTCGCAAGCCTTGAATTTCGCATAGGAGAGGCGTCCATTAAATATGGTAATTTTATCCAAATAGTGGTGGATTTTCTAATAGTAGCATTTTCTATATTCATATTTGTTCACTTCATAAATAGGATAAGAAAGGAATTTGAAAAACCCGCTCCTCCTCCGCCTACTTCCGCTCCACCAGTTCCTTCTAAAGAAGAGATGCTGTTAACAGATATCAAAAACATTTTAGAAGAAATTAAATCTAAAAAATAATTTTTCAGTTAAATTCATAACCAAGTATAAGTAAAAAGAGGTGAAACACCCCTTTTTTATTATTTCTTCTTTTATATTTTTGCTTTTCTCTTTAAAATCCTTAATCCATAAATAGGTAATGCTACTTGTCTTTCTATAAATTGCTCAGTTATTATATCAAAATAGTTATTTTCATCCAAATTAATAACTTTTTCTTTATTCCCAAAATTCATTAGGAATACGTAATCGTTTTGCCCATCTGTTCTCATTTGAGCTGTTACTCCACTTGGCAGCTTGGTATCAATGACTTTTTTTAATTTCAAATTTTCTATAAGGGCTGAATAGAAAGTATCGTTGAATTTTTCTTCATTTCTTGAAGCAATATAATAAGCTTTTCCTCTTCCAAAACTATTAACCGTTAAAGCCGGTCTATCTTTATAAAAATCTTCATTGTAGTTTGCTAAACTTTGAGCTCCTTCTAAATGAACCAAATCACACAACTCTTTTGCTTTATAATCTCCTTTTAACCCTAATTCATTTCCTTCATTAAAAGAGACAAGCCTTTCTTCTCCATCATATAAAGCATCTATTTCTTCAGACCAAATACCCAAAACATTTCTTAAAGGTCCAGGGAATCCCCCTAAAAAGCATAAATCTGTTTCGTTAACTATCCCAGACCAATAGGTTGCAACAAACGTTCCGCCACTTTCTACAAATTCTTCTATTCTTTCAGAAACTCCTGGTCTAACCATATACAACATAGGAGCAATAAGTAGCTTGTATTTTGAAAAATCACAATCCATATTAATTACATCAACAGAAACCCCATTTTTCCAGAAAGGTTTATAATTACTTACAACTGTTTCTTCATAATTAATTCCAATATTTCTGGGTCCTTCTGCATCTTTCATTGCCCATCTATTTTCCCAGTCAAAGATTATGGCTACTTCAGGTTTTACACTTGTTCCAACAATCTCATCTAACTTTTGAAGCATATTCCCTACTTCTTTAACATCATTAAAAACTCTTGTATTTTCGTACCCACAATGATCAACAACAGCTCCATGAAACTTTTCTGTACTTCCTCTACTTTTTCTCCATTGAAAATATTGAACTGTATCTGAACCATGAGCAACTGCCTGAATAGAAGAAAGCAAATGCATATCAGGTCTTTTTAATTTACTTATCTCATGCCAATTTGTGGTACTTGGAGTACTTTCCATTAACATAAAAGGTTTCCCACTTTTTAAGGATCTATTTAAATCATGAACTAAACTCACACCAGAAGCTAAATCAATATCATCATTATATATATGCCATTTTGGATAGCTATCCCAAGATATAATATCTAAATAATCTACAAATTTCCAATAATCTAAACCTTCGTACACCCCCATGAAATTAGTTGTAACGGGTAAATCTGGATTTATCTTTTTTAAAGGCTTGATTTCATGTTTAAGAAAATCAACTGTTTGATATGTTACAAATCTTTTCCAATCTAAATTTAAGCCATGTACTATATTTTCTCCATGTGGAGCAGGTGATTCTATTTGCGACCAGTCGGTATATGTATGACTCCAAAAAGCAGTCCACCAAGCATGATTAAGATTATCAAGAGTTCCATACTTATCTTTTAGCCAATTTCTAAATGCTTCTTGACAAAGGTTACAATGACACTCTCCTCCATATTCATTAGATACATGCCACATGATTACTCCGGGATGTTTTGAATACCTTTCAGCAAGATTTGTGTTCATTATTCTAACTTTTTCTCGGTAAATAGGAGAAGTATAACAATGATTATGCCTTTCTCCAAATAAGTTTCTTACTCTATTTGGTCCCACTCTTAAAACTTCTGGATATTTTTGAGCCATCCATGCAGGTCTTGCACCACTTGGAGTTGCTAAAATAGTATAAATCCCGTTCTTATACAATCGGTCAATAACTTCGTCTAACCATTCAAAATTAAACTTTCCTTCTTCAGGTTCAAGAGTGCTCCACGCAAAAATCCCAACTGACATAACATTACAGTTAGCTAGTTTCATTAATCTAATATCTTCTTCTAAAATATCTGGATACTTTAACCATTGGTCGGGGTTATAGTCAGCACCATGCAAAAAATGAGGGGGTTTTTCACTAATTGGTTTATACTTCACAATTTCTTGCTCCTTTGAAATAGATACTGTTTCGGAGGTAGTTAAACAAATCAATCATTTATAGCTTTTATTTTTTCAGGATCAATTTTAAACTTTCTATCATAAGTCAAAAGCCCATTCATTTCTTGTTCAACGTCTGTCAACTGTGTATAACAATAACCGACTATGTATTCAATAGATTTTATTGCATTGGTTATTTCGATTAGACGTTTTAAAAAAGTTTCTTCATTAGTTACTTTATTTCCATAACCCCATCCTTCTGCCTGTGAAAAAGCAATTCCCCCATATTCCGTTATTAAAATTGGTTGACCATTATATGAGAATTCTTCTGCAAATATAAATTTATTCGCAGGAGCATCATTGATAATTTTATTTTTATCCTCATATATTTTCAGAAATTCTTTTCCGGATTCTCTGTAATCATGAATAGTACATAAATCAGTGTCTGTATGTTCCCAACCATCATTGGATACAACTAATCTTGTGGAGTCTATAGATTTTATCATGTTAACTAGACCTACTGTATAACTCTGTTGACTTTTATCTACCAAAATGCTAGGAACTCCCCATGATTCGTTAAAAGGTGTCCAAACTACTATAGAAGGATGATTATAATCCCTATCTAAGATTTCTTGCCATTCCCTTGTATATTGGTTGGCTGCCTCGTCCGTAAACTCATAAAAAGAAGCCATTTCACCCCATACCAATAATCCTAACTTATCACACCAGTAAAGATATAGTGGATCTTCAACTTTTTGATGCTTTCGTGCCCCGTTATATCCAAAATTTTTAGTCATTTTTATATCATTTATAATTGCTTCTTCACTTGGAGGAGTTAACAATGAGCCAGGGAAATAACCCTGATCTAATATTAACTTTTGGTAATAAGGACGATTGTTCAATAAAAACATTCCATTTTTGATGGAGACTTTTCTAACCCCAAAGTAACTTTTAACAGAATCTACAGTTTTTCCATTATTATCTATTAACTCAAAGTAAATGTCATATAAATTAGGCTCCTCTGGAGTCCATAGTTTAATCTTCCACTCGAATTTCTTACTTAACAAATTTAAAACAAAACTCATTTCATCATTCGAACATTGAAATTGTGTCTCTACAACATCTATTTCTTCAAACTTTATTTTGACCTTTAGCTTTCTTCCAACCGCTTTTGGTGTCATTAAAATATTAACCTTTAGATTACCATTGTCTAAATCTGGAGTCAATTTGACTTTTTCGATATGTACATCATCGACAGCTTCTAACCAGACTGTTTGCCATATACCAGTAGTTTTTGTATACCAACAAGCAAAAGGTTCTCCTATCCATGTTTGCTTCCCTCTTGCTTGTTTTGCATTATAGCTCTGGTCTTCAACTTTCACTACAATTTCTTCATTACCATTCCAATTTAAAAAATTAGTAATATCAAAACTAAACGGAGTATAACCTCCCTTATGACTACCTATATAATTACCATTTAACCATACTTTGGCTACATAATCAACTGCTCCAAAATTTATTTTTATTACTTTATTCTTCCAAGACTCTGGTATAGAGAAATTCTTTTTATACCATACATAATCATGAATGCCTTTATTGTTAATACCGCTCATTTCACTTTCATAACAAAACGGAACTACTATTTCTTGTGAAAAACTATGCGATATAAACCATTTCTCTTTTTCTCCAACATTATCATCATCAAATTCAAAATCCCATGTGCCGTTTAAATTTAACCACTCTTTCCTAACAAAGTTCGGTCGAGGATATTCAGGACGAGGTATTTCATTCATAATTATATCTCCTTTCTTATTATTAGATATTTTCATAAGAATAAATTTCAATATGGAAAAGGTTGAGGAGTCCTTGTAGGTCCTTTTATTCTTAATTCTCCATTTTCATTAAAATAAATTCTATCGATATTAAGCACTCTGATTCCACTCGGAGATTTTGGAAAAGCATGTGAGTGATAAACTATAAAAAGTT
This window contains:
- a CDS encoding glycoside hydrolase family 2 protein — protein: MNEIPRPEYPRPNFVRKEWLNLNGTWDFEFDDDNVGEKEKWFISHSFSQEIVVPFCYESEMSGINNKGIHDYVWYKKNFSIPESWKNKVIKINFGAVDYVAKVWLNGNYIGSHKGGYTPFSFDITNFLNWNGNEEIVVKVEDQSYNAKQARGKQTWIGEPFACWYTKTTGIWQTVWLEAVDDVHIEKVKLTPDLDNGNLKVNILMTPKAVGRKLKVKIKFEEIDVVETQFQCSNDEMSFVLNLLSKKFEWKIKLWTPEEPNLYDIYFELIDNNGKTVDSVKSYFGVRKVSIKNGMFLLNNRPYYQKLILDQGYFPGSLLTPPSEEAIINDIKMTKNFGYNGARKHQKVEDPLYLYWCDKLGLLVWGEMASFYEFTDEAANQYTREWQEILDRDYNHPSIVVWTPFNESWGVPSILVDKSQQSYTVGLVNMIKSIDSTRLVVSNDGWEHTDTDLCTIHDYRESGKEFLKIYEDKNKIINDAPANKFIFAEEFSYNGQPILITEYGGIAFSQAEGWGYGNKVTNEETFLKRLIEITNAIKSIEYIVGYCYTQLTDVEQEMNGLLTYDRKFKIDPEKIKAIND
- a CDS encoding beta-galactosidase; the protein is MVKYKPISEKPPHFLHGADYNPDQWLKYPDILEEDIRLMKLANCNVMSVGIFAWSTLEPEEGKFNFEWLDEVIDRLYKNGIYTILATPSGARPAWMAQKYPEVLRVGPNRVRNLFGERHNHCYTSPIYREKVRIMNTNLAERYSKHPGVIMWHVSNEYGGECHCNLCQEAFRNWLKDKYGTLDNLNHAWWTAFWSHTYTDWSQIESPAPHGENIVHGLNLDWKRFVTYQTVDFLKHEIKPLKKINPDLPVTTNFMGVYEGLDYWKFVDYLDIISWDSYPKWHIYNDDIDLASGVSLVHDLNRSLKSGKPFMLMESTPSTTNWHEISKLKRPDMHLLSSIQAVAHGSDTVQYFQWRKSRGSTEKFHGAVVDHCGYENTRVFNDVKEVGNMLQKLDEIVGTSVKPEVAIIFDWENRWAMKDAEGPRNIGINYEETVVSNYKPFWKNGVSVDVINMDCDFSKYKLLIAPMLYMVRPGVSERIEEFVESGGTFVATYWSGIVNETDLCFLGGFPGPLRNVLGIWSEEIDALYDGEERLVSFNEGNELGLKGDYKAKELCDLVHLEGAQSLANYNEDFYKDRPALTVNSFGRGKAYYIASRNEEKFNDTFYSALIENLKLKKVIDTKLPSGVTAQMRTDGQNDYVFLMNFGNKEKVINLDENNYFDIITEQFIERQVALPIYGLRILKRKAKI
- the mscL gene encoding large-conductance mechanosensitive channel protein MscL — encoded protein: MLSEFKKFAVKGNIIDLAVGVIIGTAFSKIVTSLVNDILMPFIGLLIGGINFASLEFRIGEASIKYGNFIQIVVDFLIVAFSIFIFVHFINRIRKEFEKPAPPPPTSAPPVPSKEEMLLTDIKNILEEIKSKK